A section of the Streptomyces sp. NBC_01591 genome encodes:
- a CDS encoding cobalamin B12-binding domain-containing protein — protein sequence MGVTGPIRVVVAKPGLDGHDRGAKVIARALRDAGMEVIYTGLHQTPEQIVDTAIQEDADAIGLSILSGAHNTLFAKVIELLKERDAEDIKVFGGGIIPEADIAPLKDQGVAEIFTPGATTTSIVDWVNANVRHPAEA from the coding sequence ATGGGTGTGACCGGTCCGATCCGTGTGGTGGTGGCGAAGCCGGGCCTGGACGGCCATGATCGCGGGGCCAAGGTGATCGCCAGGGCGCTGCGTGATGCGGGTATGGAGGTCATCTACACCGGGCTCCACCAGACGCCCGAGCAGATCGTGGACACCGCGATCCAGGAGGACGCCGACGCGATCGGCCTCTCGATCCTCTCCGGTGCGCACAACACGCTCTTCGCCAAGGTGATCGAGCTGTTGAAGGAGCGCGATGCGGAGGACATCAAGGTCTTCGGCGGCGGCATCATCCCGGAGGCGGACATCGCGCCGCTGAAGGACCAGGGCGTCGCGGAGATCTTCACCCCGGGTGCCACGACGACGTCGATCGTCGACTGGGTCAACGCGAATGTCCGCCACCCCGCGGAAGCCTGA
- a CDS encoding esterase/lipase family protein, which produces MKVLPFLPLLLRRPCPRPARLPSALLKATALELVVLAGHVVLYPTGITGERRAAPRPAGPHTAPPSATAPACAPGLPAEGDDRPPVVLLHGFIDNRSVFVLLRRSLARHGWHHLESLNYSPLTCDIRTAAELLGRHVEEICARTGHREVDIVGHSLGGLIARYYVQRLGGDQRVRTLITLGTPHGGTAVAPLASAHPIVRQIRTGSAPIEELRRPAPGCRTRFVSFWSELDRVIVPAEAACIDHPDLDAQNVRLTGIGHLALPVHPAVAAAVRRALESREPTIEATGTTGTSGAA; this is translated from the coding sequence ATGAAGGTCCTGCCTTTTCTTCCCCTACTGCTGCGCCGGCCGTGCCCGCGCCCTGCCCGACTGCCCTCCGCACTGCTGAAGGCCACCGCGCTGGAACTGGTGGTTCTGGCCGGGCATGTCGTCCTCTACCCCACCGGCATCACGGGGGAACGGCGGGCCGCGCCACGCCCGGCAGGACCGCACACCGCACCCCCCAGCGCCACCGCCCCGGCCTGCGCGCCCGGCCTGCCCGCCGAGGGTGACGATCGACCCCCTGTAGTCCTGCTGCACGGCTTCATCGACAACCGTTCCGTCTTCGTCCTGCTGCGCCGCTCCCTCGCCCGGCACGGCTGGCACCACCTGGAATCGCTCAACTACTCACCGCTGACTTGCGACATCCGGACGGCGGCCGAGTTGCTCGGGCGGCATGTCGAGGAGATCTGCGCGCGCACCGGACACCGCGAGGTCGACATCGTCGGGCACAGCCTGGGCGGCCTGATAGCCCGCTACTACGTACAGCGGCTGGGTGGTGACCAGCGGGTCCGCACTCTGATCACCCTCGGCACACCGCACGGGGGCACGGCGGTCGCCCCGCTGGCGAGCGCCCACCCCATCGTGCGGCAGATACGTACGGGGTCCGCGCCGATCGAGGAGCTGCGCAGGCCCGCGCCCGGCTGCCGCACCCGGTTCGTGAGCTTCTGGAGCGAGCTCGACCGGGTGATCGTCCCGGCCGAGGCGGCCTGCATCGACCATCCGGATCTCGACGCGCAGAACGTACGCCTCACCGGGATCGGCCATCTCGCACTGCCGGTGCATCCGGCCGTCGCCGCCGCGGTCCGGCGGGCGCTGGAATCCCGCGAGCCGACGATCGAAGCAACCGGGACCACCGGAACCTCAGGAGCCGCATGA